A genomic segment from Streptosporangium roseum DSM 43021 encodes:
- a CDS encoding helix-turn-helix domain-containing protein, producing the protein MIAHDVQDLLDSLAMAVGRGMAVDDPEGRVVAHSVHYGEVDQVRAQAILSRSVPAEVEAWQEAHGVATTREPVRIPANPALGMAARLCVPLLHRDRRVGFLWVIEGDGPLSSEEEARTVREAAAIAALLDGGGSSHTLRSLLNGEIAVRRAAGILGEGPLRVLAVRVLAGGGDVVRGDVAGGAAGRSDGSRGGIVRGDGPRGDVAPGDGSRGDAVPGDPGGLAGAVGDELSRMRRPPAFTVVDRHAVLLLNGGEDASALGESLAARAGGLAGISAVHPGLGSLRKAYGEAVAAARAAAAEPALGPVARWPELGVYRLLAEPTAYPLGPLREHPALAVTLETYLDHGGDAQETARLLHLHRTSLYYRLARIEELTGRSLKDGTQRLELHLALKLARWNAV; encoded by the coding sequence GTGATTGCGCATGATGTCCAGGACCTTCTTGATTCCCTGGCCATGGCCGTCGGGCGGGGAATGGCCGTGGACGACCCCGAGGGCAGGGTCGTCGCGCACAGCGTCCACTACGGCGAGGTCGATCAGGTCCGGGCCCAGGCGATCCTGTCCAGATCCGTGCCCGCCGAGGTCGAGGCCTGGCAGGAGGCCCACGGGGTGGCCACGACCCGCGAGCCGGTCAGGATCCCGGCCAACCCGGCGCTGGGCATGGCGGCCAGGCTCTGCGTGCCGCTGCTCCACCGGGACAGGCGGGTCGGCTTCCTCTGGGTCATCGAGGGCGACGGCCCGCTGAGCTCCGAGGAGGAGGCCAGGACCGTGCGCGAGGCCGCGGCCATCGCCGCCCTGCTCGACGGCGGCGGCAGCTCCCACACCCTGCGCAGCCTGCTCAACGGGGAGATCGCCGTACGGCGGGCGGCCGGGATCCTCGGCGAGGGGCCGCTGCGGGTTCTGGCCGTGCGCGTCCTGGCCGGTGGCGGTGACGTGGTGCGCGGTGACGTCGCGGGGGGCGCCGCCGGGCGGAGTGACGGCTCACGCGGCGGCATCGTGCGGGGTGACGGCCCACGCGGTGACGTCGCGCCGGGTGACGGCTCACGCGGCGATGCCGTACCCGGGGACCCTGGAGGGCTGGCCGGAGCGGTCGGCGACGAGCTCTCCCGGATGCGCCGTCCCCCCGCCTTCACGGTCGTCGACCGGCACGCCGTGCTGCTGCTCAACGGCGGTGAGGACGCGTCCGCGCTGGGGGAGTCGCTGGCCGCCAGGGCCGGCGGTCTCGCGGGGATCAGCGCGGTCCACCCCGGACTCGGCTCGCTCCGGAAGGCGTACGGCGAGGCGGTCGCCGCGGCCAGGGCCGCCGCGGCCGAGCCGGCGCTCGGGCCGGTCGCCCGCTGGCCGGAGCTGGGCGTCTACCGGCTGCTCGCCGAGCCCACGGCCTACCCGCTCGGCCCGCTGCGCGAGCATCCGGCGCTCGCCGTCACGCTGGAGACCTACCTGGACCACGGGGGAGACGCCCAGGAGACGGCCCGCCTGCTCCACCTCCACCGCACCAGCCTCTACTACCGTCTGGCCAGGATCGAGGAGCTGACCGGGAGGAGCCTGAAGGATGGAACCCAGCGGTTAGAACTCCATCTCGCGCTGAAGCTCGCCCGGTGGAATGCGGTGTAG
- a CDS encoding WS/DGAT/MGAT family O-acyltransferase, with the protein MRQLSAVDTQFLNFETSTNVANIAGLAILSGGLTRGDLLSLLARRLHLAAPFRRRLALVPFGLDHPYWTEEGRIDLDYHVRELALPAPGTDEQLGEQVARLHARRLDRRRPLWEMYLIHGLSGGRTALYMKVHHAAVDGVTGADVLAALLDTSPEPAEIAMAPDKEPEERIDTREMMVRGVANVVLNPANTVRFLANAVPHLDEIPVLSQLPGAGLVSRVTRDLAHRLSGEAPVPALPRMTPPRTPFSGRITGHRRFAFTALPLEEVKQVKNAFGVTVNDVVMTVCAGALRQWLLKHDALPDQPLVAGVPFSLRTPGDESGGNQVTIMITTLATQVADPLERLRAVHDAMALIKDRSSLAPARWIQEVSDMMPSALTGLAARAAFNLFAGTAGPINVVISNVPGPQLPLYVSGVRLLSYHPVSVITDVSGGLNITVFSYDGSLDVGVIACREMVPDVWVVTDYLRDALSELKLLAEQE; encoded by the coding sequence ATGCGGCAGCTCAGCGCGGTGGATACGCAGTTTCTGAACTTCGAGACTTCGACGAACGTCGCCAACATCGCCGGACTGGCGATCCTGTCCGGCGGGCTGACCCGAGGTGACCTGCTCTCCCTGCTGGCCAGGCGGCTCCACCTGGCCGCGCCGTTCCGGCGGCGACTCGCCCTCGTGCCGTTCGGCCTGGACCATCCGTACTGGACCGAGGAGGGCAGGATCGATCTCGACTACCACGTGCGGGAGCTCGCGCTGCCCGCGCCGGGAACCGACGAGCAGCTCGGCGAGCAGGTGGCGCGGCTGCACGCCCGGCGCCTGGACCGGCGCCGCCCGCTCTGGGAGATGTATCTGATCCACGGCCTGTCCGGCGGCCGGACGGCCCTCTACATGAAGGTCCACCACGCCGCGGTCGACGGCGTCACCGGCGCCGACGTCCTCGCCGCCCTGCTGGACACCTCCCCCGAGCCCGCCGAGATCGCGATGGCGCCCGACAAGGAGCCGGAGGAACGGATCGACACGCGGGAGATGATGGTCAGAGGCGTCGCCAACGTCGTCCTCAACCCGGCGAACACGGTGAGGTTCCTGGCCAACGCCGTTCCCCACCTGGACGAGATCCCCGTGCTCTCGCAGCTTCCCGGAGCCGGGCTGGTCTCCCGGGTCACCCGGGATCTGGCCCACCGCCTGTCCGGCGAGGCCCCGGTGCCCGCCCTGCCCCGCATGACACCCCCTCGCACGCCCTTCAGCGGCCGGATCACCGGCCATCGCCGCTTCGCCTTCACCGCCCTGCCGCTGGAGGAGGTCAAGCAGGTCAAGAACGCCTTCGGCGTCACGGTGAACGACGTGGTGATGACCGTGTGCGCGGGAGCGCTGCGGCAGTGGCTGCTCAAGCACGACGCGCTGCCGGACCAGCCGCTCGTCGCGGGCGTGCCCTTCTCCCTCCGCACCCCGGGCGACGAGAGCGGGGGCAACCAGGTCACCATCATGATCACCACACTGGCCACACAGGTCGCCGACCCACTGGAGCGGCTGCGGGCCGTACACGACGCGATGGCCCTGATCAAGGACCGTTCGTCCCTGGCCCCGGCCCGCTGGATCCAGGAGGTCAGCGACATGATGCCCTCGGCCCTGACCGGCCTGGCCGCCCGTGCCGCCTTCAACCTGTTCGCCGGGACCGCGGGCCCGATCAACGTGGTGATCTCCAACGTCCCCGGCCCGCAGCTCCCGCTCTACGTGAGCGGGGTCCGGCTGCTCTCCTATCACCCCGTCTCGGTGATCACCGATGTCAGCGGCGGTCTCAACATCACGGTCTTCTCCTACGACGGCTCACTTGACGTGGGCGTGATCGCCTGCAGGGAGATGGTCCCGGATGTGTGGGTCGTCACCGACTACCTCCGGGACGCCCTCTCCGAACTCAAGCTCCTCGCTGAGCAGGAGTGA
- a CDS encoding ATP-binding protein, translated as MEATISLRLPRDAASVPVIRQLLDASLCALGVEKQIREDIQLMLSEACSNVIQHAAPSDDYMVSTELYRDRCVIKVVDAGNGFDFSGPRSSPPSTSEHGRGLLIMRALADDIRFVNRHERGSIVCLEKNLRFVKDAPGLSLLLSEELEFGEGVPEVVGDDPHIRDHLPAGDHAHVK; from the coding sequence GTGGAGGCTACGATTTCGTTGCGTCTGCCGCGCGACGCCGCGAGTGTTCCCGTCATCCGGCAACTGCTGGACGCATCGCTCTGCGCCCTGGGGGTGGAGAAGCAGATCCGTGAGGACATTCAGCTCATGCTCTCGGAGGCGTGCTCCAACGTGATCCAGCACGCCGCTCCCAGTGACGACTACATGGTGAGCACCGAGCTCTACCGCGACCGCTGTGTGATCAAGGTGGTGGACGCCGGGAACGGTTTCGACTTCTCCGGGCCGCGCTCGTCGCCCCCGTCGACGTCCGAGCACGGCCGCGGCCTTCTCATCATGAGGGCTCTGGCCGATGACATCCGTTTCGTCAACCGGCACGAGCGGGGCTCGATTGTCTGCCTGGAGAAGAACCTGCGCTTCGTCAAGGACGCCCCGGGGCTGTCACTCCTGCTCAGCGAGGAGCTTGAGTTCGGAGAGGGCGTCCCGGAGGTAGTCGGTGACGACCCACACATCCGGGACCATCTCCCTGCAGGCGATCACGCCCACGTCAAGTGA